In Rhodopirellula sp. P2, the DNA window TCGCGACTTACCGTCACAAGGCGTCAGCCATGTGAAATTTCTTGAACGCTTTCATCGAGTCCCAGGAACTTGGCCAATTGATTCACTTCCGATTCCGCGGCTTGGCGGAAGGCTCGATCTTTCGGACGACGATCCGCGTAGCCGAAGTCCACCTTCAAGCGGCCCGCGTCCACCGTGGCATTGGCCCAGCCCACGATTTGATCTTGCCAGAGCACCGGCATCGCGTAGTAGCCCAGTTTGCGTTTGGGCTTCGGTGTGTAGGCTTCGAATCGATAGGTCCAGTTCCAAAAGTGTTCGAATCGGGTTCTGTCTCGCACAAGGGGATCGAACGGGGCGAGGATGCGAACGGTGTCCGCTTTCATGCGTCCACGTCTCCCCGAGTCCAGGGACAGGTATTCCACCTCATCGATGGTGTCCACGCGAATTCGACCGGCGTCGATCAAGTCTTGCAGACACCTTCGCCGGTCGCCGAGGTTGGCCACCAAGTATTTGAAATGCGACAGTTCGCTCAACAGAAATCTGCGAGTCGTCGCACCCATCGCTTGCAGTGTGACGAGCATGATTTCCTGCAAACGTTCCTCGTTCGACAAGGTTGGTTCCAACTCGTCGGCGGCTTCGTAAACGCGGACGCCGTTGATTCGGTTTGCGACTCGAAGTGCACCGCGATGATGCAGCGATTCCATGGCCATCTTTGCTGACCGCGAGAATCCGCCCCAGTAGTTTTGGACCCGTTGACCACCGACATGCGATTCCAGGTCTCGTGAGTGCATGGGGCCGTGTTGTCGAATCACATCCAGTGTTTGGCGATGTTCGTCCGTCAGTTTCTGGTCCGTCTTGGGGTGCACGATCTGCCAGAGATCTTTCGAGAGGAATCCGTAGGCGAACAGGTAGCACTCTTCCAAATCGAGATCTGGGTAGCGGCGTTCGAGGTCCCCGGCTCGGTAGTTTTTCACGCGCTGACGCAGGATCAAATCCTGGGCACGTGCCGGACAACGGATCGGATCGGCTTGCACGAAACCGAGACGTTTCATTGCCTCGGCCATCCCGCAGGGCGAAAACAGGCTGTCGGTCAGCACTCGTTTTCGAAATTGGTCCAAGGACGGCATGGCTGGTTGGGTGCGAGTGATTCGAAGGTTGGTTGGCCACAGGCTTCGAACCAGCCCTGGCGGGTTCTTGAGTCGTACGATGGACTTTCCAAGTCCGTCACGCACAGCAAAGTGACGACCCGATGCGTCCGTTTCGTCTCCGGCAACCGTGGGCTAGCGCTGGATGGCACTTACTTTAGATCCAACCAAGGGGATTTTGTTAGCGGAACGGCGCAAGCCGTCCGGTAAATCGTGGGTGTTTTCCGGCGCGTCACCGGACGGCTCGCGCCATTCCGCTACAGAGTAGATGGCATTGGGCTAGCGCTGGGCCAATCAATCTTTGGGGTTGCAGCGTTTCTGGTGTGCGCAAGTTTCTGCCTCGCATCAACAAGTCACCTCTCCCTCAACTTGAGGTCGTGCAGTTTTGAAGTACCGTGTTGCCAAGCATTTATTATCACCCTCCCTTGGGGCGTTCGAAAAATAAATGGTGGCGGGCGTCTGGGTATCGCCCCGGATGGGGCCGTCATGCTTAGCTCGGGGCGGAAGCCCCGAGAGACCGATGCCGGAAAACAAACGGTCGCCCCGGATGGGGCCGTCGTGGGAGTTGGGGGCGTCCCTCGCTCACGCTTCGGGTTGTGATTGGTGGTTGCTGCAGAAACCCAGCACCAGAAAACTGCACGACGTCTGCAGCGGGAGAGGGCGGAAAGCGAGCGTTCAGCGAGATTTCCGGGGGAGGGCCATCCGCGCCGCTCCCCATGCTCGCCCCTCACCCTCGCGTACGCCTGAACGGCGTCGCTCGACCTCTCCCCAAACTGCGTTTCAGGAGAGGTACGCCGCGTGATAACCCGCCAAAATGCAGCACCAAAAAACTGCACGACCTCCTTCGTCGGGCGAGAGGTAACAGGCAAAAAACTGTCCACGAAAACGCTGTGTCAACACCAACTTTTGAACAGCCCAGCGTTCGCCCCGGTTATGCGTGGGAACCGTGGCTAACGCCAAACGGCTCACGTACCCGGTGGCACCTGCGTACCTGCTTCGTTGTCGTTCTTGGGTGGGAACGAGTCGCCGGTGGCGAGCCCTCGGTCGAGGACCCAGACGTTTCGGAACCGGACGGGGTCGGAATGGTCTTGCAGCAACGTTGGCAAGGGAAGCGCTTCTTCGGGCTTGCCAGCTCCGGTGGGGCCTGGCAGAGCGACGTTGTCTTGGACCTTCACGCCGTTGACCCAGGAGGTCACATGGGCTGGACGCAGTTTCTTGCCGTCCACGCCAAAGCGAGCTGCGGTGAAGCGAACGTCATAGGTCTGCCAAGTCAGTGGCGGGAACGCCATGTTCAAACGTGGTGGCTTGAACCGGTACAAGGCCCCCAGGCCATTGAAGACTCGTTCGGTGCCGAACGAGTCCAGGACTTGGCACTCGTAGCGGCTTTGCAAATAGATGCCGCTGTTGCCGCGTTGTTGGCCTTGTTTGCCGGGCATGTGCGGGATGCGGAATTCCAGGTGCAGGTCAAAGTCATTGAGCAGCCATTTGATGTTGGCACCTTGGGCGAGCAAGCCTTCGTCGGCGATCCGGGCCTTGGAAAACTGGTCGGTGTTCTCACCATTGAAAAGCACGAGAGCTTCCTTGGGTGGCTGAGCGCCCATCGTGGGGCTGGTGCGAATCACGCGCGGCAATTCGCCGAGAGAGTCGCCCTCGAAGTTGATCAACCGGCACTTTTCAGGACCCGCGAACAACGCCCAGGGGCCGCCCGAGAGGACCAACGTTTCCCCGTTGCGGCGTCCGATCAAGCGAAGCTGTGTGGCCTCGTTGAAGTTTTCGTCGCCAGGAAGTCCGCCTTCGTAGGCCAGGGCTTCGAACTCACCCGCGCCGAGGGCTCGAATTTGGATGCCGAATCGCTGATTGGTGGTTTCGGTGGACGCGTCCGAGTCGTCGGTTTTCTTTTCTGTCTGAATCGCGACATCGCCGGCATATTCACCGATCAACTTGAAGTCGACAGCGACAGGCCCTTCGGTCGGTGGCAAGGTCCAGACACCCTTTTCCACCCAGGTTGGATCGGGTTTGGGCTCAGCGGGCTTTTCTTCCACTGGTTTTTCTTGGGGAGCCGTTTCGTTGTCGGCCTTTTCATCGGCCATCTTTTCGCTCTTGGGGGCGTCTTCCTTGGGGGCCTCCGAGGAGTCCTGTTTCGGTTTCGCGGCCTTTCCTTCGTTGGCGTCGTCTGAAGCTTTTTCGGCCTTCTTCTCGCTTTTGGCCTCGGCTGGTTTGGGGTCGGGTTTGGACGCGTCGGACTTCTCGGTCGCGACCGAGTCCTTTTCTTGTGCCGACACTACCTGGGGCGTCAGCGAAATCGCCAGGCACAGAGCGAGCAAACCCGCGAAAACGCGTGGGGTTGGGGTCGCGAGAAATTTGCGAAATGACATACTCGAACGGGTCTCGTACTTTCGGGGATGGTGGGCTGTCTGGGGGGAGCGGATATTTTAGTTCAATTGTGAGTGGATGCAGCATGGGACCGAGGCAAAGTTCAACATCAAAAACGCAAGTCGCACGCCAGCCGATTTCGGTTCGCGGGTGCCGTGTTCACAATTTGCGTGAAATCGATGTGGACATTCCTCGCGGGGAATTGGTCGTGATTTGCGGGCTTTCCGGCAGCGGAAAGACGTCTCTGGCGCTGGACACGCTGTATGCGGAGGGGCAACGCAGCTACATCGAGAGCTTTTCTGCCTACACGCGGCAATACCTGAACCAGCTGGATAAACCGGATTGCGACAGCATTTCTGGGATCCCGCCCGCGATCGCCGTGACTCGAGCCTCGGCCGTCAAAACCAATCGCAGCACCGTGGCGACGTCGACCGAAATCGCCGAACACCTGCGTTTGCTGTTCGCACGTGCAGCGGAATTGGTGTGTTATCAGTGCGGGCAACCGGTTGTGATCGACAGCCCGCAAAGTGTGGCGGCCCAGCTCAGCGATCCGGCCGCGAAAGTTCAGCGGGCGATTGTGGGGTTCGAACTTTGGTTGCCGAACCGGAAAGCTGCGTCGGAAATTTTGCTCGGCCTTCAGCAGGAAGGGTTCGTGCGTCTGATCCTCAAAGGCGAAACGTTCCAGCTGTCCGATGA includes these proteins:
- a CDS encoding DNA glycosylase AlkZ-like family protein; translated protein: MPSLDQFRKRVLTDSLFSPCGMAEAMKRLGFVQADPIRCPARAQDLILRQRVKNYRAGDLERRYPDLDLEECYLFAYGFLSKDLWQIVHPKTDQKLTDEHRQTLDVIRQHGPMHSRDLESHVGGQRVQNYWGGFSRSAKMAMESLHHRGALRVANRINGVRVYEAADELEPTLSNEERLQEIMLVTLQAMGATTRRFLLSELSHFKYLVANLGDRRRCLQDLIDAGRIRVDTIDEVEYLSLDSGRRGRMKADTVRILAPFDPLVRDRTRFEHFWNWTYRFEAYTPKPKRKLGYYAMPVLWQDQIVGWANATVDAGRLKVDFGYADRRPKDRAFRQAAESEVNQLAKFLGLDESVQEISHG
- a CDS encoding family 16 glycoside hydrolase, producing MSFRKFLATPTPRVFAGLLALCLAISLTPQVVSAQEKDSVATEKSDASKPDPKPAEAKSEKKAEKASDDANEGKAAKPKQDSSEAPKEDAPKSEKMADEKADNETAPQEKPVEEKPAEPKPDPTWVEKGVWTLPPTEGPVAVDFKLIGEYAGDVAIQTEKKTDDSDASTETTNQRFGIQIRALGAGEFEALAYEGGLPGDENFNEATQLRLIGRRNGETLVLSGGPWALFAGPEKCRLINFEGDSLGELPRVIRTSPTMGAQPPKEALVLFNGENTDQFSKARIADEGLLAQGANIKWLLNDFDLHLEFRIPHMPGKQGQQRGNSGIYLQSRYECQVLDSFGTERVFNGLGALYRFKPPRLNMAFPPLTWQTYDVRFTAARFGVDGKKLRPAHVTSWVNGVKVQDNVALPGPTGAGKPEEALPLPTLLQDHSDPVRFRNVWVLDRGLATGDSFPPKNDNEAGTQVPPGT